In Candidatus Zixiibacteriota bacterium, a single window of DNA contains:
- a CDS encoding DMT family transporter, which produces MNSSPSSHITRHTARDITLLTVGAVVISLSPILVKAIGQNALGPTAIGFWRTLIGALGFLVLSLALKKQLRLTPRALKWALLAGFFFAADIFFWHRSIIYTGAGLATILGNTQVFGSAILSYFLFKERLTVRFFVAATAALLSVAMLVGVFSKNINFDDQYIRGIVFGLITGVAYAAYIVSLKKSGMDRSKPDTLVFMGYSCVVTAFFLGIIAAFEHYPMIPSNISSWLLLFALGVVVQIFGWWAIARTLSKIETHRASLILLLQPTLATLFGALIFHEHLDGIQSIGAAITLTAIYLGSVRK; this is translated from the coding sequence GTGAATTCGTCCCCTTCAAGCCACATCACACGTCACACCGCTCGCGATATAACCCTGCTCACCGTGGGAGCCGTGGTCATAAGCCTCTCCCCTATCCTTGTGAAGGCCATCGGACAGAACGCACTCGGCCCGACTGCCATTGGTTTTTGGCGTACCCTCATTGGCGCCCTGGGTTTTTTGGTGTTATCTCTCGCCCTCAAAAAGCAACTCCGCCTTACACCCCGTGCGCTAAAATGGGCTCTCCTTGCCGGCTTCTTTTTTGCCGCCGATATCTTCTTTTGGCACCGAAGCATTATATACACCGGCGCGGGACTCGCAACAATTCTGGGAAACACCCAGGTTTTTGGCTCAGCAATCCTCAGCTATTTTCTGTTTAAGGAAAGATTGACGGTCAGATTCTTTGTTGCGGCGACTGCGGCTCTTCTGAGTGTGGCAATGTTAGTCGGAGTTTTCAGCAAAAATATCAATTTTGACGACCAATACATTCGCGGCATTGTTTTCGGTCTTATTACCGGTGTTGCATATGCGGCCTATATTGTGAGCCTAAAAAAGAGCGGCATGGATCGCAGCAAACCCGATACGCTTGTCTTCATGGGATACAGTTGTGTCGTCACGGCATTTTTTCTGGGGATAATCGCCGCATTTGAGCATTATCCGATGATACCTTCGAACATCTCAAGTTGGCTGTTGCTCTTCGCGCTGGGCGTTGTCGTCCAGATTTTCGGCTGGTGGGCAATAGCTCGAACCCTCAGTAAAATTGAAACCCATAGGGCTTCGCTTATTCTTCTTTTGCAGCCGACTTTGGCTACACTCTTCGGGGCCTTGATTTTCCATGAGCATCTTGACGGAATCCAATCCATAGGTGCCGCCATCACACTCACTGCAATTTACCTCGGCTCAGTCAGAAAATAG
- a CDS encoding PEP-CTERM sorting domain-containing protein gives MMDYTKGRGSNDADPEPATFAIFGLGLLGAGLISRKRSF, from the coding sequence ATGATGGACTATACAAAAGGACGTGGTTCTAACGATGCCGATCCTGAACCCGCAACTTTTGCAATCTTCGGACTCGGCCTGCTTGGCGCCGGACTTATCAGCCGCAAGCGTTCTTTCTAA